In Cicer arietinum cultivar CDC Frontier isolate Library 1 chromosome 7, Cicar.CDCFrontier_v2.0, whole genome shotgun sequence, a single window of DNA contains:
- the LOC113787645 gene encoding nardilysin-like has translation MKDLATFSKIRKSRYDVRDYRIVNLHNGLEALLVHDPRISIKEIEGEGSTILSAAAMCVGAGNIHAPTEVQGVAHMLGRQIFITLKELFLKEIYNTVIGFAEHMLVMGSKKFPGTNEFDRYIDEHGGSSNEVTDVEYTCYYFEVDPKFLKEETLEQELIALDEEFELDKDSVDRRLQHLRCHTSKLNHPYNKFLPGNKNSLMEEMDDYTHLRTKVLEFHEKYYYGAKMKFVIIGGESLDVLQDWVVTLFDSVKMGSRRLQKRTKKAWKPFRIAQGPGSLFSLLKSRGWATSLTALVEESGIYRTSIAYIFVISIHLTHLGLQKVKDIIGFVYQYLKLLRKSSLPKWIFEELKCIGKMDFIFGDGKSQLDYAAKLSGF, from the exons ATGAAAGATCTTGCGACATTTTCCAAGATTCGCAAGTCTCGCTATGACGTTCGGGATTACCGAATCGTGAACCTCCACAACGGCCTTGAAGCACTCCTCGTGCACGATCCTCGAATTTCTATTAAAGAAATCGAAGGAGAGGGAAGCACTATACTG TCTGCCGCAGCTATGTGTGTAGGCGCAGGAAACATTCATGCCCCTACCGAGGTGCAAGGGGTGGCACACATGTTAGGTAGGCAGATTTTTATCACATTGAaggaattatttttaaaagaaatttataacACCGTAATTGGTTTTGCAGAGCACATGCTCGTCATGGGGAGTAAAAAATTCCCTGGAACAAATGAG tttgataggTATATTGATGAGCATGGTGGTTCTTCAAATGAAGTCACCGATGTTGAATATACCTGCTACTATTTCGAGGTGGATCCAAAGTTTTTGAAGG AGGAAACCTTAGAGCAGGAACTAATTGCACTCGATGAAG AATTTGAATTAGACAAAGATTCTGTTGATAGGCGTCTTCAACATTTGCGGTGCCATACATCAAAACTCAATCATCCTTATAATAAATTTCTTCCTG GGAACAAAAATAGTCTGATGGAAGAAATGGACGACTATACTCATCTCCGCACGAAAGTTTTGGAATTTCACGAAAAATACTATTACGGAGCTAAAatgaaatttgttattattggaggag AGTCTCTTGACGTGCTGCAGGATTGGGTTGTAACACTATTCGATTCTGTAAAAATGGGTTCCAGGAGGTTAcagaaaagaacaaaaaaagcTTGGAAGCCATTTCGGATTGCTC AGGGTCCAGGTAGCTTGTTTTCTTTACTAAAATCTCGTGGGTGGGCTACATCTTTAACTGCTCTTGTTGAGGAATCTGGAATATATCGTACATCCATAGCTTACATCTTTGTCATTTCCATACATCTTACTCACTTGGGTCTACAAAAG GTCAAGGATATTATTGGATTTGTCTACCAGTACCTTAAGTTGTTGCGCAAAAGTTCTCTACCGAAGTGGATATTTGAGGAACTTAAGTGTATTGGAAAAATGGATTTCATATTTGGAGATGGGAAGTCTCAACTTGATTACGCTGCTAAACTATCAGGTTTCTAA
- the LOC140918872 gene encoding protein FAR-RED IMPAIRED RESPONSE 1-like, producing the protein MEDVIMHMHVCMDEWRDDTWMNGRDGMSRVEVPASRNIIDSTDKFITDQVFPSRESVFEWAKTIGRENGILIVIIRSDKENCPFTLRCIPLSVGEGWKISVRCGTHNHDLLDTVTGHSYLGRLNEEERKFVNDMTKYKLAPRFILNALKERNKANLTIPSQIYKARSTYRSSLRGPYTEMQHLLKLIQQENYVYWTRRRENSDVLRDIFWTHTDCIKLLNTFHFVLICDSTYKTNRYRLPLLEIVGVTSTSLTFSVGFAYLEQERQDNFIWAFEKVRQLFKSETLISKVIVTDRDLAMMNAISVVFPTSIHLLCRFHIEKNVGARCKQYVKKDRQEEVMDLWKKIVYSSSVEEYDHHLQHFELVCADIILFVDYVKDSWLTPYKERFVNVWTNRVMHLGNTTSNRVESAHWRLKNMLQTSLGDLCKSWDAVNMMLKNQICIIQSSFQKTIKDVEHGYNSSFFQSLHHCVSRKCFKKIDKQLQRVKIVGTDKTICGCSIRTTHGLPCACELAKLQISGNVIPLDSIHVF; encoded by the exons ATGGAAGATGTCATCATGCATATGCATGTATGCATGGATGAATGGAGAGATGATACATGGATGAATGGGAGAGACG gtatgagtagagttgaggtTCCTGCCTCAAGAAATATAATAGATTCTACGGACAAATTCATTACCGATCAG gtatttccTTCACGAGAATCTGTGTTTGAATGGGCAAAAACCATTGGaagagaaaatggaattttaattgtcaTCATTCGTTCAGATAAA GAAAATTGTCCGTTTACTCTTAGATGTATACCCttaagtgtcggtgaaggatggaaaattagtgttcgttgtggaacacataatcatgatctacttgatactgtaactggtcattcttatttggggcgtttaaatgaagaagagaggaaatttgtcaatgacatgacaaagtataagcttgccCCCAGATTCATcctaaatgctttgaaagagagaaataaagctaATCTGACAATtccaagtcaaatatataaagcaaggagtacttatcgatcatcgTTGAGAGGTCCGTATACAGAAATgcagcatctgttgaagttaatacaacaagaaaattatgtgtattggacaagaagacgggagaattctgatgttttgagagatatattttggacacatactgattgtataaagttgttaaacacgtttcattttgttttgatatgtgatagcacatacaaaacaaacagatatcggttaccattacttgaaattgtcggtgtcacatctactagtttgacattttctgttgggtttgcttatttggaacaagagcgacaagataacttcatctgggcatttgaaaaggtacgacagttgttcaaatctgagactttaatttctaaagttattgtgactgatagagatcttgccatgatgaatgcgattagtgttgtgtttcctacttcaatacatttgctatgtcgttttcatattgaaaaaaatgttggggcaagatgcaaacaatatgtgaaaaaagataggcaagaagaagtaatggatttatggaaaaaaattgtatattcaaGTAGTGTAGAGGAGTATGATCATCACCTGCAACATTTTGAGCTagtgtgtgccgatattattctttttgttgattatgtgaaagattcgtggttaacaccttacaaagaaaggtttgtcaatgtttggaccaatagagtgatgcatttggggaacacaacatctaacag agttgagtctgcccattggagattgaaaaacatgctgCAAACTAGTTtgggtgatttgtgtaaaagttgggatgctgtgaatatgatgttgaagaaccaaatatgtatcattcaatcttcttttcagaaaaccatcaaggatgTTGAGCACGGGTATAATTCATCATTCTTTCAAAGTCTGCATCATTGTGTATCAaggaaatgttttaaaaaaattgacaaacagtTGCAGAGAGTGAAGATTGTAGGTACTGACAAAACAATATGTGGTTGCTCAATcagaacaactcatggattaccatgtgcttgtgagttggcaAAGTTGCAGATATCTGgtaatgttatccctttagatagcattcatgTTTTTTGA